From Pyrenophora tritici-repentis strain M4 chromosome 1, whole genome shotgun sequence, the proteins below share one genomic window:
- a CDS encoding Aminotran-1-2 multi-domain protein, with protein MEALLRQSKSMCPFLHKTSPATLRSLSTTTAAARPEVSPGAGSMSNLQVLARRCPIMGKALAVQNTRNGNNALAGAFGGVRAYHSRVNRARLHTTASKEAKVIDMQSLGGDKSSDPKPASSAPRARGFDYEGFYKNELDKKHKDKSYRYFNNINRLAKEFPRAHKESVEDKVTVWCSNDYLGMGRNPQVLKSMHETLDNYGAGAGGTRNISGHNQHAVALEDTIAKLHSKEAALVFSSCYVANDATLATLGSKLPNCVILSDSLNHASMIQGIRHSGAKKIVFKHNDVADLEAKLQSIPAEYPKIIAFESVYSMCGSIGPIEQICDLAEKYGAITFLDEVHAVGMYGPHGAGVAEHLDYEAHKAGRPQGTIQDRVDIITGTLGKAYGCVGGYIAGSTKLVDTIRSLAPGFIFTTSLPPATMAGAKTAIEYQVNYLGDRRLQQLHTRAVKDALNEKDIPVMPNPSHIVPVLVGNAEVAKKASDLLLEDWGIYVQAINYPTVPVGQERLRITPTPGHIREYRDHLVEAVDAVWTQLGIKRTSEWAAEGGFIGVGEAGKAEEAPLWTDEQLGLKEVINEMKAGQGATGVLEAILENERKATAQAVAAA; from the exons ATGGAGGCTCTTTTGCGCCAATCCAAGTCCATGTGCCCGTTTCTTCACAAGACGTCACCCGCCACTCTCCGATCGCTTTCTACGACCACCGCTGCTGCGCGTCCTGAAGTGTCGCCGGGGGCTGGCAGCATGTCGAACCTCCAAGTTCTCGCCCGCCGATGCCCAATCATGGGCAAGGCGCTTGCTGTACAAAACACACGCAATGGCAACAACGCTTTGGCAGGCGCTTTCGGCGGTGTGCGTGCGTACCACTCACGCGTAAACCGAGCCCGTTTGCATACGACGGCATCCAAGGAAGCGAAGGTCATCGATATGCAGAGCCTGGGAGGCGACAAGA GCTCCGATCCAAAGCCTGCCTCATCTGCCCCGAGGGCTAGGGGCTTCGATTACGAAGGCTTCTACAAAAACGAACTGGATAAAAAACACAAGGACAAGTCTTACCGATACTTCAACAACATCAATCGTTTGGCCAAAGAATTTCCCCGCGCCCACAAGGAGTCGGTTGAGGACAAGGTGACGGTTTGGTGCTCCAACGACTACCTCGGCATGGGCCGCAACCCGCAGGTGCTCAAGTCCATGCACGAGACCTTGGACAACTACGGGGCTGGCGCCGGAGGCACTAGAAACATCTCCGGACATAATCAGCACGCAGTAGCACTGGAAGATACTATCGCGAAGCTTCACTCCAAGGAGGCTGCCCTCGTATTCTCCTCGTGTTATGTGGCCAACGATGCAACACTTGCAACGCTCGGCAGTAAACTGCCCAATTGCGTCATTCTCTCCGACAGCCTGAACCACGCCTCGATGATCCAGGGTATTCGTCACTCTGGCGCGAAGAAAATCGTCTTCAAGCACAACGATGTCGCAGATCTCGAGGCCAAGCTACAATCGATTCCGGCAGAGTACCCCAAGATCATTGCCTTTGAGAGTGTATATAGCATGTGCGGCTCAATCGGTCCTATCGAACAGATCTGTGACCTCGCTGAGAAGTACGGGGCCATTACCTTTTTGGATGAAGTTCACGCTGTAGGCATGTACGGACCACACGGCGCTGGTGTGGCCGAGCACCTCGATTATGAAGCCCACAAGGCGGGCCGACCCCAGGGCACCATCCAGGACCGCGTAGACATCATCACTGGCACTCTCGGAAAGGCATATGGTTGTGTTGGTGGCTACATTGCGGGCTCTACCAAGCTGGTTGATACCATCAGATCTCTGGCTCCCGGTTTCATCTTCACTACATCACTCCCACCTGCCACTATGGCTGGTGCCAAAACTGCCATTGAGTACCAGGTCAACTACCTGGGCGACAGGCGCCTTCAACAGCTGCACACTCGTGCGGTGAAGGATGCTTTGAATGAAAAAGACATACCCGTGATGCCCAACCCCAGTCACATAGTGCCTGTCCTTGTTGGAAACGCCGAGGTAGCCAAGAAGGCGTCTGACCTTCTCCTAGAAGACTGGGGCATCTACGTCCAAGCCATTAACTACCCCACTGTTCCTGTAGGCCAGGAGCGTCTCCGTATCACACCTACACCTGGCCACATCCGTGAGTACCGCGACCACTTGGTCGAAGCTGTCGACGCCGTTTGGACGCAGCTGGGCATTAAGCGTACCAGTGAGTGGGCTGCCGAGGGCGGCTTCATTGGCGTTGGCGAAGCTGGAAAAGCGGAAGAAGCACCCCTTTGGACAGACGAGCAGCTTGGGCTGAAAGAAGTGATCAATGAGATGAAGGCAGGCCAAGGCGCAACTGGCGTGCTCGAGGCCATTCTGGAGAATGAGCGCAAGGCCACGGCCCAGGCTGTTGCCGCCGCCTAA
- a CDS encoding glutathione synthetase large chain, whose protein sequence is MTPVSYADYPPELSPQEEQYLLSNLKDWSIAHGLAVRPAPSFVRPSQDPSGVLASTAPVTLFPSLFPRSCFEQGLSIQKAYNELYAAIARDEAWLKSIVEELVGVDDFVAKLWQTHLEVKKDGYVQDLSLGLFRSDYMVHQDPSPTHLSSGLKQVEFNTIASSFGGLSAQVSALHKFLLTIDAYPKSTSSIIKEAALEVSKSASSLAKGLAAAHKAYGTSRTGHPMCVLFVVQDPERNVFDQRHLEYALLENGVRSFRLPFGETLSHTQLDADRTLIYTPPNSSSTPYEITTIYFRAGYSPDDYPKGEDWTARLQLEKSRAIKCPSILTHLAGCKKVQQVLATPHSPHLKRFLPDDQVASRVLETFAPIYPLDDSEAGREARKLATNASSATKYVLKPQREGGGNNVYRKAIPPFLQKLPETHWPAYILMEMIEPPPLQNAILRNGEIQKGGVICELGVYGVCLWRDGGGDENRGKILENWEAGYLLRTKGDQSEEGGVAAGFGAVDSCCLVG, encoded by the coding sequence ATGACTCCAGTATCGTATGCCGATTACCCTCCAGAACTATCTCCTCAAGAGGAACAATACCTGTTATCGAACCTCAAGGACTGGTCAATAGCCCATGGCTTGGCAGTACGCCCAGCTCCGTCGTTTGTCCGGCCATCGCAGGATCCTTCGGGTGTGCTTGCAAGCACGGCGCCGGTCACGTTGTTTCCAAGTCTCTTTCCACGTTCTTGTTTTGAGCAAGGACTTTCTATACAAAAGGCTTATAACGAACTTTATGCAGCAATCGCAAGAGACGAGGCATGGCTAAAGAGCATTGTTGAGGAGCTTGTGGGTGTTGACGACTTTGTTGCAAAGCTCTGGCAGACGCATCTCGAAGTTAAAAAGGACGGCTATGTCCAAGACCTCTCCCTGGGTCTATTCCGCTCAGACTACATGGTTCACCAAGATCCCTCGCCGACCCATCTGTCGTCTGGATTGAAGCAGGTTGAGTTCAACACTATTGCCTCTTCGTTCGGAGGACTGTCCGCCCAGGTCTCGGCGTTGCACAAGTTCTTACTCACTATTGACGCTTATCCCAAGTCAACATCATCTATCATCAAGGAAGCCGCTCTGGAAGTGAGCAAATCTGCTTCATCCCTTGCGAAAGGTCTCGCCGCAGCTCACAAGGCATACGGAACATCGCGCACTGGCCACCCTATGTGTGTACTATTTGTCGTGCAAGACCCAGAGAGGAACGTCTTCGATCAAAGACACCTCGAATACGCCCTGCTGGAGAACGGAGTCCGTTCGTTCCGATTACCGTTCGGCGAGACATTGTCGCACACCCAACTTGACGCTGATCGTACACTGATCTACACACCACCCAACTCGTCTTCAACACCTTACGAGATTACAACGATCTACTTTCGGGCGGGCTACTCTCCGGATGATTACCCGAAGGGCGAAGACTGGACGGCCCGGCTTCAGCTCGAGAAAAGCCGCGCTATCAAGTGTCCGAGCATTCTGACCCACCTCGCGGGCTGCAAAAAGGTTCAACAAGTACTCGCAACACCGCACTCGCCACACCTGAAGCGCTTCCTTCCCGATGATCAGGTGGCTTCTCGAGTGCTCGAGACCTTTGCACCCATTTACCCGCTAGATGATAGTGAGGCTGGCAGAGAAGCAAGGAAGCTCGCAACCAATGCCTCTTCAGCCACCAAGTACGTGCTGAAGCCCCAACGCGAGGGAGGTGGTAACAATGTCTATCGGAAAGCCATTCCCCCATTCTTGCAGAAGCTCCCCGAGACGCATTGGCCAGCATACATCCTGATGGAGATGATCGAGCCGCCTCCACTACAAAACGCCATTCTCCGGAATGGGGAAATACAAAAGGGTGGCGTCATCTGCGAACTTGGTGTGTATGGCGTCTGCCTTTGGAGGGACGGAGGCGGAGACGAGAATAGGGGTAAGATACTGGAGAACTGGGAGGCAGGCTACCTTCTCCGCACCAAAGGCGATCAGAGCGAAGAGGGAGGTGTAGCTGCGGGATTCGGAGCAGTTGACAGCTGTTGCTTGGTCGGTTGA
- a CDS encoding putative golgin subfamily a member 7 erf4 protein, giving the protein MASTQDARDSASPVQHNDKDVEAGRNQQSAVSRVSLPTSQRSSMGSHDDQGDDDDGASEFPWGPSHPCFPHPNPHVPLDSELYNTTRIIRIKRDWMMKGDLAPTFANLYPEILDPLILEDDFRTLIKHINDTLIAAFDPFTFRACLDTVMGVATFWLWEDAGLTGVKKQLVALERWIEDWNRDVGVKEAVRIIPLRRTGYLTLDIQIPDPHLGPDTGTRPQTQEDQVILDQHHHQGVQYLPYPITPTLQVNSQPTSLGAHS; this is encoded by the exons ATGGCTTCTACCCAGGATGCCCGCGACAGTGCCTCGCCCGTCCAGCACAACGACAAGGACGTCGAGGCCGGTCGCAACCAGCAGTCGGCCGTGTCTCGCGTCTCCTTACCCACGTCGCAACGCTCCTCAATGGGCTCCCACGATGATCAAGgggacgacgacgacggcgCATCAGAGTTTCCCTGGGGCCCCTCGCATCCGTGCTTCCCCCATCCGAACCCACATGTGCCACTTGACTCTGAGCTGTACAACACGACGCGCATCATCCGCATAAAGCGCGACTGGATGATGAAGGGCGACCTCGCTCCTACCTTTGCCAATCTCTACCCGGAGATCTTGGACCCACTAATCCTGGAAGACGACTTCCGCACACTTATCAAACATATTAATGACACGCTGATTGCCGCCTTTGACCCCTTCACCTTCCGTGCCTGTCTCGACACCGTCATGGGCGTTGCCACTTTTTGGCTATGGGAGGATGCGGGGCTGACAGGCGTAAAAAAGCAATTAGTCGCACTGGAACGATGGATCGAGGATTGGAATCGGGACGTCGGTGTCAAGGAAGCCGTCAGGATCATTCCCCTGCGCCGGACAGGTTACTTGACT CTCGACATTCAAATACCTGATCCTCACCTCGGCCCCGACACAGGCACGCGCCCTCAAACGCAAGAAGACCAAGTCATCCTTGACCAGCACCACCATCAAGGAGTACAATACCTACCGTACCCCATTACACCTACTCTACAGGTTAATTCTCAACCCACATCTCTCGGAGCGCATTCATAG
- a CDS encoding MBOAT-2 domain containing protein, translated as MLFKPSDSWPRSHYDVIDYYHQHYDEAIASGEDQPFLYPWALLGPLGVIIYLLIPHENRPWLKKCRYLAFAWITSFATYTTAYLRARELVSALVLGLLCAWSVIWFGAILVCNDAQTDFMRIERTTGVFGSDSRLRKDRSRVNGNTESKVKDTRHDAVADVVNGHAGPRDRHGEFAWQPYPLTPFVERLDWVLDLLSSFRGVGWNFRNSNISPPPKPIQEQLRANSGSMVPKHSYKTHPGQMKLYTSREKLLKDNAWKVFKGYMILDALKTAMMYDPYFWGQIDRAPPSTYLPQNPVFRNIYHPALTMFGIQYALQSIFALAPLILCGLLTPSFLGARAEIWSHPPTWGPYSIVLEQGLAGWWGNWWHQTFRFAFSEPSRKIIEATGMNRKSPAAKALQLFIAFFLSGVIHASGVYTCAGPTHPITGSMTFFLLQAVGIFVETTLTESARSAGLDQKIPAWIKKSWTFLYVHVWFYYTAHLLCDDFAKGGVWLFEPVPISLLRGMGLGADERDGWWCWNARFARWHRGDTWWNSGLAL; from the coding sequence ATGTTGTTCAAGCCTTCGGATTCGTGGCCACGCTCCCACTATGACGTGATAGACTACTATCATCAGCACTACGACGAGGCCATTGCGTCCGGAGAGGATCAGCCATTTCTCTACCCATGGGCATTGCTCGGGCCACTAGGCGTCATCATCTACCTCTTGATTCCACATGAAAATCGGCCATGGCTGAAGAAATGTCGATATCTGGCATTCGCTTGGATCACGAGCTTCGCGACATATACGACTGCGTACCTAAGAGCGAGAGAGTTGGTATCCGCTTTAGTGCTTGGGCTACTCTGTGCATGGAGCGTCATATGGTTTGGCGCGATTCTCGTGTGCAATGATGCACAGACAGATTTCATGAGGATCGAAAGAACGACGGGCGTTTTCGGATCAGATAGTCGCCTGCGGAAAGACAGGTCCAGAGTTAATGGAAACACTGAGTCGAAAGTGAAGGATACACGACATGATGCAGTAGCCGACGTTGTCAATGGCCACGCTGGCCCACGAGACCGCCACGGTGAATTTGCATGGCAACCCTATCCCCTCACGCCTTTCGTCGAACGGCTAGACTGGGTTCTGGACCTCCTCTCTAGCTTCCGCGGAGTAGGCTGGAACTTCCGTAACTCGAATATCTCGCCGCCACCTAAACCCATCCAAGAACAGCTCCGCGCAAACTCTGGCTCCATGGTCCCAAAGCACTCCTACAAAACCCACCCTGGACAGATGAAACTGTATACGAGTAGGGAGAAACTGCTAAAAGACAATGCATGGAAAGTCTTCAAAGGCTACATGATCCTGGACGCCTTGAAGACTGCTATGATGTACGATCCATATTTCTGGGGTCAAATCGACAGAGCACCACCTTCTACCTATTTGCCTCAAAATCCGGTCTTCCGGAATATTTACCACCCCGCCCTTACCATGTTTGGAATCCAGTACGCTCTACAGTCCATCTTTGCCCTCGCCCCCCTCATCCTCTGTGGCCTCCTGACCCCATCTTTCCTCGGTGCACGCGCAGAAATCTGGAGCCACCCGCCTACCTGGGGTCCCTACAGCATTGTTCTAGAACAAGGCCTCGCAGGTTGGTGGGGAAACTGGTGGCACCAAACCTTTCGTTTTGCCTTTTCAGAGCCTAGTCGCAAGATCATCGAGGCAACCGGTATGAACAGAAAGAGTCCAGCTGCAAAGGCTTTGCAGTTATTCATCGCGTTTTTCCTCAGTGGCGTCATACATGCAAGTGGAGTATATACATGTGCAGGCCCAACACATCCAATCACCGGATCAATGACCTTCTTTCTCCTGCAAGCCGTGGGCATATTCGTAGAAACCACACTTACTGAATCCGCAAGGTCTGCTGGCTTAGACCAAAAGATACCTGCTTGGATAAAGAAGAGCTGGACGTTTCTATATGTCCATGTCTGGTTCTACTACACTGCGCATTTGCTTTGTGACGATTTCGCAAAAGGCGGTGTGTGGCTGTTCGAACCAGTTCCAATATCACTGCTGCGAGGGATGGGGCTAGGTGCGGATGAGCGAGATGGATGGTGGTGCTGGAATGCGCGGTTTGCTCGATGGCATAGGGGGGATACATGGTGGAATAGTGGCCTTGCGTTGTGA
- a CDS encoding DRG, GTPase, translating into MVNITEKIKEIEDEMRRTQKNKATEYHLGLLKGHVFGRKLARLRAQLLEPAAGAGGGGGSGFDVSKSGDARIALVGFPSVGKSTFLSRVTKTKSEAASYAFTTLTAIPGVLEYGGAEIQVLDLPGIIEGAAEGKGRGRQVISAAKTSDLVCMILDATKKAEQRRLLEAELEAVGIRLNREPPNIYLKPKKAGGMKINFQVPPKHLDEKMVYNILKDYKMLNCEVLVRDENATVDDFIDVIMKDHRKYIKCLYVYNKIDSIGLPHLDELAREPHTVVMSCELDLGIQDVVDRCWEELRLIRVYTKRKGNDPDFSEALIVRHGSTIEDVCDQVHRTLKETFKHALVWGASARHVPQKVGLGHVVADEDVVSIVAK; encoded by the exons ATGGTGAACATTACGGAGAAGATCAAAGA GATCGAAGATGAGATGCGAAGGACGCAGA AGAATAAGGCGACAG AATACCATCTTGGTCTACTGAAAGGGCATGTGTTCGGAAG AAAACTCGCCCGTCTTCGTGCACAACTCCTCGAGCCTGCAGCAGGTGCGGGTGGCGGAGGAGGAAGCGGTTTCGATGTATCAAAGTCGGGTGACGCACGTATAGCCCTTGTTGGCTTTCCATCGGTCGGAAAGTCGACATTCCTGTCAAGAGTCACCAAGACGAAATCAGAAGCAGCATCCTATGCCTTCACTACGCTCACAGCGATTCCCGGTGTGCTTGAGTATGGTGGAGCCGAGATTCAAGTTCTGGATTTGCCGGGTATCATTGAGGGTGCTGCGGAAGGCAAGGGACGAGGACGACAAGTTATCAGTGCGGCAAAGACGAGTGATTTGGTTTGCATGATTCTGGACGCTACGAAGAAGGCAGAGCAGAGACGGTTGCTCGAGGCAGAATTGGAGGCAGTCGGAATCCGACTAAACCGCGAGCCACC AAACATCTACCTCAAGCCGAAAAAGGCCGGTGGCATGAAGATCAACTTCCAGGTCCCGCCCAAACATCTCGACGAGAAGATGGTGTACAACATCCTCAAAGACTACAAGATGCTCAATTGTGAAGTGCTCGTCCGAGACGAAAACGCCACGGTCGACGACTTCATCGATGTGATTATGAAGGATCACAGGAAATACATCAAATGCCTCTACGTGTACAACAAGATTGATAGCATCGGTCTGCCGCATTTGGACGAGCTGGCGCGCGAGCCTCACACGGTAGTCATGAGCTGCGAACTCGATCTCGGGATTCAAGATGTGGTGGACAGGTGCTGGGAGGAACTAAGGCTAATCAGGGTTTACACCAAGAGAAAGGGCAACGATCCAGACTTTTCCGAGGCGTTGATCGTTCGTCACGGAAGCACCATCGAGGACGTTTGCGACCAGGTGCATCGAACATTGAAGGAAACATTCAAGCACGCGTTGGTGTGGGGAGCGAGCGCCCGACATGTGCCACAGAAGGTTGGATTGGGACATGTGGTGGCAGATGAGGATGTCGTTAGCATTGTGGCGAAATAG
- a CDS encoding ERG3, Sterol desaturase: MDVVLELADTFLFDPLYAKLLPAATHVFVSNATTSTIKVEPTAYALPHTTSWQYEPSTQFFSITPSKYAYMSQWPRDDWRRQLLSLYLVTWLFGVVVYYVFATASYFFVFDKTTFNHPRYLKNQIKQEMKQANIAFPIMAIFTVPWFLAEVRGYSMLYDTTEQGPGQWYNYLQFPFFLLFTDSLVYWIHRGLHHPRVYKYVHKPHHKWIMPTPFASHAFHPLDGYAQSLPYHMFPFMFPLSKYAYVALFVFVNIWTVLIHDGEYAHNSPVINGAACHTMHHLYFNYNYGQFTTLWDRLGGSYRKPNDELFQKELKMCQSEWKKQAMAVDKMVEQVEGNDHDRTYVEPKKLR; encoded by the exons ATGGACGTCGTGCTGGAGCTAGCAGACACTTTCTTATTCGATCCCCTCTACGCAAAGCTGTTGCCTGCAGCTACCCACGTCTTTGTTTCTAACGCGACGACATCGACGATCAAAGTAGAGCCGACCGCCTACGCCCTTCCCCACACCACTTCCTGGCAGTATGAGCCGTCGACGCAATTCTTCTCCATCACCCCGTCAAAGTATGCCTACATGAGCCAATGGCCACGCGACGACTGGCGACGTCAGCTGCTGTCGCTGTATCTCGTCACATG GCTGTTTGGTGTCGTCGTCTACTACGTCTTCGCGACCGCCTCATACTTTTTCGTCTTCGATAAGACCACCTTCAACCACCCGCGCTACCTCAAGAACCAGATCAAGCAGGAGATGAAGCAGGCCAACATTGCCTTCCCCATCATGGCCATCTTCACCGTCCCCTGGTTCCTCGCCGAAGTCCGCGGATACTCGATGTTGTACGACACCACAGAACAGGGCCCCGGCCAATGGTACAACTACCTACAGTTCcccttcttcctcctcttcacCGACTCGTTGGTCTACTGGATCCACCGCGGTCTGCACCACCCGCGTGTCTACAAATACGTCCACAAGCCACACCACAAGTGGATCATGCCGACACCCTTTGCCTCGCACGCCTTCCACCCGCTGGACGGCTACGCGCAGTCGCTGCCCTACCACATGTTCCCTTTCATGTTCCCACTCTCAAAGTACGCCTACGTGGCCCTTTTCGTCTTCGTCAACATCTGGACCGTCCTCATCCACGACGGCGAATACGCGCACAACTCGCCCGTCATCAACGGCGCCGCCTGTCACACTATGCACCACCTGTACTTCAACTACAACTACGGACAGTTTACAACTCTCTGGGACCGTCTGGGTGGCAGCTACCGCAAGCCCAACGACGAGCTCTTCCAGAAGGAACTCAAAATGTGCCAGAGCGAGTGGAAGAAGCAGGCCATGGCCGTTGACAAAATGGTTGAGCAAGTAGAGGGCAACGACCACGACCGCACCTACGTCGAGCCAAAGAAGCTTCGGTGA